In Halorientalis sp. LT38, a genomic segment contains:
- a CDS encoding plastocyanin/azurin family copper-binding protein, producing MTTPSRFTRRRLLQVTGGSMLIGLAGCTGSQTNQDPTDDSTTEANADHTSESGHHSDEGDHSDTESDHGGESHGHDDTVGEPTETADVKMLTEDGGFHFEPHVVRVESGGTVTWELASGSHTTTAYHPDNDQPQLVPDGAAAWDSGSVSDQGATFEHTFETEGVYHYYCAPHETGGMIGSVIVGDPDAHGQPALEDPPQEKPEAVRTKIEDLNAMCNEALGHTH from the coding sequence ATGACTACCCCATCCCGATTCACGCGGCGGCGATTGCTCCAGGTGACTGGCGGCTCGATGCTGATCGGGCTGGCGGGCTGTACGGGGTCACAGACCAATCAGGACCCGACTGACGATTCCACCACCGAAGCCAACGCCGATCACACGTCCGAGTCCGGTCACCATTCCGACGAGGGTGACCATAGTGACACGGAAAGCGACCACGGTGGTGAGAGCCACGGCCACGACGACACGGTCGGTGAGCCGACCGAAACGGCCGACGTGAAGATGCTCACGGAGGACGGCGGCTTCCACTTCGAGCCCCACGTCGTCCGGGTCGAGTCGGGCGGCACTGTGACGTGGGAACTGGCCAGCGGGAGCCACACCACGACTGCCTATCACCCGGACAACGACCAGCCGCAACTCGTTCCCGACGGGGCCGCAGCCTGGGATAGCGGCTCCGTGTCGGACCAGGGAGCGACGTTCGAGCACACCTTCGAGACCGAGGGCGTCTACCACTACTACTGCGCGCCCCACGAAACGGGCGGGATGATCGGGAGCGTCATCGTCGGCGACCCCGACGCCCACGGCCAGCCCGCACTCGAAGACCCGCCCCAGGAGAAGCCCGAGGCAGTCCGCACCAAGATCGAGGACCTCAACGCGATGTGTAACGAGGCCCTCGGGCATACGCACTGA
- a CDS encoding DUF6293 family protein: protein MREIREVHVAPLGYEYDRILEPARTYDADEVYLLAPENATEHAHYHDDLAAELEAEGVEVAWRSVDLHDVYAVLGIVTTITAEHADDIVRVNVASGAKLADIGCAIACMATDATAYYVHPEDHVPPLDREPLTEGVADVEVLPSYPVETPTTDQVAVMNYVQEATTQAYTPKKSDLIEYSEEAALSYVVEANPANDKAKFALLNTHIVEPLVERGYLEVESVGRQKQVGLTDTGENALRAFRHKLRDR, encoded by the coding sequence ATGCGCGAGATACGGGAAGTCCACGTCGCACCGCTGGGGTACGAGTACGACCGCATCCTGGAGCCCGCCCGGACCTACGACGCCGACGAGGTGTACCTGCTGGCCCCGGAGAACGCGACAGAGCACGCGCACTATCACGACGACCTGGCCGCCGAACTGGAGGCCGAGGGCGTCGAGGTGGCCTGGCGCTCGGTCGACCTGCACGACGTCTACGCCGTGCTGGGGATCGTGACCACGATCACCGCCGAGCACGCCGACGACATCGTCCGGGTCAACGTCGCGAGCGGGGCGAAACTGGCCGACATCGGCTGCGCCATCGCCTGCATGGCGACCGACGCCACCGCCTACTACGTCCACCCCGAGGACCACGTCCCGCCGCTCGATCGGGAGCCCCTGACCGAGGGCGTCGCCGACGTGGAGGTGTTGCCCTCCTACCCCGTCGAGACGCCGACGACCGACCAGGTGGCCGTGATGAATTACGTTCAGGAGGCGACGACGCAGGCCTACACGCCCAAGAAGTCCGATCTCATCGAGTACTCCGAGGAGGCGGCGCTGTCGTACGTGGTCGAGGCGAACCCGGCCAACGACAAGGCCAAGTTCGCGCTGTTGAACACCCACATCGTCGAGCCGCTGGTCGAGCGGGGGTACCTGGAGGTGGAGTCGGTCGGGCGGCAGAAGCAGGTCGGGCTGACCGACACCGGAGAGAACGCGCTGCGGGCGTTCCGGCACAAGCTCCGGGATCGGTGA
- a CDS encoding histidine kinase — protein sequence MVGSVLFGLMMQYVMPAPLLEMAIPAMYGIEGPALLAGWALHLFHGVVLGVVYVALVQLVGVHQTATRVGGSLGLGVAYGVVTMALPVFVLPLWLSAVGFAGAPPFPNIAIPGTLVSLLGHVVYAVSLAVTYALFTSD from the coding sequence GTGGTCGGTAGCGTCCTGTTCGGGCTGATGATGCAGTACGTGATGCCCGCGCCGTTGCTCGAGATGGCGATCCCCGCGATGTACGGTATCGAGGGACCGGCACTGCTGGCGGGTTGGGCGCTCCACCTCTTCCACGGCGTGGTGCTCGGCGTCGTCTACGTCGCGCTGGTCCAGCTCGTCGGGGTTCACCAGACGGCGACTCGCGTCGGTGGCAGTCTGGGACTCGGGGTCGCGTACGGCGTGGTGACGATGGCGCTCCCGGTGTTCGTGCTGCCGCTGTGGCTCTCGGCGGTCGGCTTCGCCGGGGCGCCGCCGTTCCCGAATATCGCGATCCCGGGGACGCTCGTCAGCCTCCTCGGCCACGTCGTCTACGCGGTCTCGCTGGCCGTCACCTACGCGCTGTTCACGTCCGACTGA
- a CDS encoding single-stranded DNA binding protein, with translation MGAIEDIYADLETDEVAEEEFREAVEQKIEQMGGLADEETAAMLIAHELADGEVNGVADIEPGMDEVKFIAKVMAVGDLRTFERDGEDEDGRVINVEVADETGAVTLSFWDQQAASIDDGQLDVGDVLRIKGRPKEGYNGLEVSVDKAEPDDEETIDVQPGGATTIDGLTLGQSDVNVRGLVLDTESVRTFDRDDGSEGRVANLSLGDETGRVRVTMWDERADRAEELSAGTAVEVVDGYVRERDGDLELHVGEHGAVEAIEETVEFTPETAPIDGVEIGQQVDIGGVIRSADPKRTFDRDDGSEGQVRNVRVQDQTGDIRVALWGDKADKELQPGDEVFLADVEIDDGWQDDLEASANWRSTVVVLEDGATTEPVDTAGGSGGAAGGASDGAATGLDAFADGETAESDGGTATAAVDGADDGRSDDGDGDGELVEFTGTVVQTGEPVVLDDGEETMSVETGATLQLGQEVTARGRVTDGRLDAEDVF, from the coding sequence ATGGGTGCGATAGAGGACATCTACGCGGATCTGGAGACCGACGAGGTCGCGGAGGAGGAGTTCCGCGAGGCCGTCGAGCAGAAGATCGAACAGATGGGTGGCCTCGCGGACGAGGAGACCGCGGCGATGCTCATCGCGCACGAACTCGCGGACGGGGAGGTCAACGGCGTCGCGGACATCGAGCCCGGCATGGACGAGGTGAAGTTCATCGCGAAGGTGATGGCCGTCGGCGACCTGCGGACCTTCGAGCGCGACGGCGAGGACGAGGACGGCCGCGTCATCAACGTCGAGGTGGCCGACGAGACGGGCGCGGTCACCCTATCCTTCTGGGACCAGCAGGCCGCCTCCATCGACGACGGCCAGCTCGACGTCGGCGACGTCCTCCGGATCAAGGGCCGACCGAAAGAGGGCTACAACGGCCTCGAGGTGAGCGTCGACAAGGCCGAGCCGGACGACGAGGAGACGATCGACGTCCAGCCCGGCGGGGCGACGACGATCGACGGCCTGACGCTCGGCCAGTCGGACGTCAACGTCCGCGGGCTGGTGCTCGACACCGAGTCGGTCCGGACGTTCGACCGCGACGACGGCTCGGAGGGCCGGGTCGCGAACCTCTCGCTGGGCGACGAGACCGGCCGCGTCCGCGTGACGATGTGGGACGAGCGAGCCGACCGGGCCGAGGAACTGTCCGCGGGGACGGCCGTCGAGGTGGTCGACGGGTACGTCCGCGAGCGCGACGGCGACCTCGAACTCCACGTCGGCGAGCACGGTGCGGTCGAGGCGATCGAGGAGACGGTCGAGTTCACGCCGGAGACCGCACCCATCGACGGCGTGGAGATCGGCCAGCAGGTCGACATCGGCGGCGTGATCCGCTCGGCGGACCCGAAACGCACGTTCGACCGCGACGACGGCTCCGAGGGCCAGGTCCGGAACGTCAGAGTGCAGGACCAGACCGGCGACATCCGCGTCGCGCTCTGGGGCGACAAGGCCGACAAGGAGCTCCAGCCGGGCGACGAGGTGTTCCTCGCGGACGTGGAGATCGACGACGGCTGGCAGGACGACCTCGAGGCCTCCGCGAACTGGCGCTCCACGGTCGTCGTCCTCGAGGACGGGGCGACGACGGAACCGGTCGATACTGCGGGCGGTAGCGGCGGCGCGGCCGGCGGCGCGAGCGACGGCGCGGCCACCGGGCTGGACGCCTTCGCAGACGGAGAGACGGCAGAGAGCGACGGCGGCACGGCCACCGCCGCGGTCGACGGAGCGGACGATGGCCGGAGCGACGACGGCGACGGAGACGGCGAACTCGTCGAGTTCACTGGCACGGTGGTCCAGACCGGTGAACCGGTCGTGCTGGACGACGGCGAGGAGACGATGAGCGTCGAGACGGGCGCGACGCTCCAGCTGGGCCAGGAAGTGACCGCACGCGGGCGGGTGACGGACGGCCGCCTGGACGCCGAGGACGTCTTCTGA
- a CDS encoding UPF0175 family protein — protein MKQELAVSLYARDILSFGKARALADLSKREFHELLGEREIPRHYTDAELAEDLEYAR, from the coding sequence ATGAAACAGGAACTCGCCGTGTCTCTGTACGCACGTGATATCCTCTCGTTCGGAAAGGCCCGTGCGTTGGCGGACCTGTCCAAGCGTGAGTTCCACGAATTACTCGGTGAGCGCGAAATCCCCCGTCATTACACGGATGCTGAACTCGCCGAGGACCTCGAATATGCCCGATAG
- a CDS encoding ArsR/SmtB family transcription factor, producing the protein MSGEPNTDGLLELLGEELVRQILAATSREPLSVKELSEQCDVARSTIYRRVEDMVAADLLVERTRLETDGSHHSVYAANVDRLTVDIDDGSISVSVAVREGASQRFSNIWKGIRET; encoded by the coding sequence GTGTCCGGTGAGCCGAACACTGACGGGCTGCTGGAACTGCTCGGTGAGGAACTCGTCCGGCAGATACTGGCGGCGACGAGTCGGGAGCCTCTCTCTGTGAAGGAACTGAGCGAACAGTGTGACGTCGCCCGCTCGACGATTTACCGCCGAGTCGAGGACATGGTCGCAGCGGATCTGCTCGTCGAACGGACGCGGCTCGAAACGGACGGGAGCCATCACAGCGTCTACGCCGCGAACGTCGATCGGCTGACCGTCGATATCGACGACGGGAGCATCAGTGTCAGCGTCGCGGTCCGGGAGGGCGCATCACAGCGGTTCTCGAACATCTGGAAGGGCATCCGAGAGACTTAA
- the cca gene encoding CCA tRNA nucleotidyltransferase produces the protein MSEEFEAVVAAVRERVTPDDEERERLRAVTDRLVDRTEAAAADLPVETDVILVGSTARGTWLAGDRDVDLFVRFPADLDRERLEEYGLQVGTDVLPDGREEYAEHPYTVGEFEGFTVDLVPCYDVADATAIQSAVDRTPFHTAYLEARLDDEIAADVRVAKAFLKGIGVYGANLKTRGFSGYLTELLVLEYGGFRPFLEAAADWHPPVELDPKDHGQATFDDPLVVIDPTDPERNVAAALSPENVARLQHYARDLLADPRESLFEPADPDPLDADGVRAALDARGTTPVAVTFEAPDLVDDQLWPQLRKSRRGVASELDRRGFDVFRSAAFTGERGVLFLELAVAERPTVERHAGPPVHVREHAEGFYGKYAESSVTDGDADTSAPDRPPYGPFVVEDRYVVEREREFTSAEAFLESDALFEVALGAHVESALREGYEVLVGADVATLADAFGTDLAGYFSPKP, from the coding sequence ATGAGCGAGGAGTTCGAGGCCGTCGTCGCGGCCGTCCGCGAACGGGTCACGCCCGACGACGAGGAACGCGAGCGACTCCGGGCGGTCACCGACCGACTGGTCGACCGCACCGAGGCCGCCGCGGCCGACCTGCCGGTCGAGACCGACGTGATCCTCGTCGGCAGTACCGCCAGGGGCACCTGGCTGGCCGGCGACCGCGACGTTGACCTGTTCGTCCGCTTCCCCGCCGACCTGGATCGGGAGCGACTCGAGGAGTACGGCCTGCAGGTCGGGACCGACGTCCTCCCCGACGGCCGCGAGGAGTACGCCGAACACCCCTACACCGTCGGCGAGTTCGAGGGCTTCACCGTGGACCTGGTCCCCTGCTACGACGTGGCCGACGCCACCGCCATCCAGTCGGCCGTCGACCGCACCCCGTTCCACACCGCCTACCTCGAAGCCCGGCTGGACGACGAAATCGCCGCCGACGTCCGGGTCGCGAAGGCCTTCCTGAAGGGAATCGGCGTCTACGGCGCAAACCTCAAGACCCGCGGCTTCTCGGGCTACCTCACGGAACTGCTCGTCCTCGAGTACGGCGGCTTCCGCCCGTTCCTCGAAGCGGCTGCCGACTGGCACCCGCCGGTCGAACTCGACCCGAAGGACCACGGTCAGGCGACCTTCGACGACCCGCTCGTCGTGATCGACCCCACGGACCCGGAACGCAACGTCGCCGCCGCCCTCTCCCCCGAGAACGTCGCCCGCCTCCAGCACTACGCCCGCGACCTGCTCGCAGACCCCCGCGAGTCCCTGTTCGAACCGGCCGACCCCGACCCCCTCGACGCCGACGGGGTCCGGGCGGCGCTCGACGCCCGCGGCACGACTCCGGTCGCCGTTACCTTCGAAGCGCCGGATCTCGTGGACGACCAGCTCTGGCCCCAGCTCCGCAAGTCCCGCCGTGGCGTCGCGAGCGAACTCGACCGCCGGGGGTTCGACGTGTTCCGCAGCGCCGCCTTCACCGGCGAGCGAGGGGTCCTCTTCCTCGAACTCGCCGTCGCCGAGCGCCCGACCGTCGAACGCCACGCCGGCCCGCCGGTCCACGTCCGCGAACACGCCGAGGGGTTCTACGGGAAGTACGCCGAATCGAGCGTGACCGACGGTGACGCCGACACCTCTGCCCCCGACCGCCCGCCCTACGGTCCCTTCGTCGTCGAGGATCGCTACGTGGTCGAACGGGAGCGGGAGTTCACGAGCGCCGAGGCCTTCCTCGAGAGCGACGCCCTCTTCGAGGTGGCGCTAGGGGCCCACGTCGAGAGCGCCCTCCGGGAGGGATACGAAGTACTCGTGGGTGCGGACGTCGCGACGCTCGCCGACGCGTTCGGGACCGATCTGGCCGGCTACTTCTCGCCGAAGCCCTGA
- a CDS encoding twin-arginine translocation signal domain-containing protein, which translates to MRRRSFLTGTAAATALAVAGCLQEPGDRGDGSSPETTDDGAGPGSQPEGTGEAGTPTDESGTATDEPEPTAVEGSSGQAWGSGGRMNGVDFSFSSQSPETGEDRDEADITRDDEMGAVRVDGTISGSDSCKRAKLGSLDYDEAAGTLAVGVETTEIENCEAGAQALVGIDYEGTFEVDGDLPSEVTVSHDGQEIAGASYASDSASATESGTGDAT; encoded by the coding sequence ATGCGACGACGCAGTTTCCTGACGGGCACCGCCGCCGCAACCGCACTCGCAGTCGCCGGCTGCCTGCAAGAGCCCGGCGACCGCGGCGACGGCTCCAGTCCGGAGACGACCGACGACGGGGCGGGGCCGGGCAGCCAACCGGAGGGCACCGGGGAAGCCGGGACGCCGACCGACGAGTCCGGAACGGCGACCGACGAGCCAGAACCGACCGCAGTCGAGGGATCGAGCGGCCAGGCGTGGGGGAGCGGCGGGCGCATGAACGGCGTCGACTTCTCGTTCAGTTCCCAGAGCCCGGAGACGGGCGAGGACCGCGACGAGGCGGACATCACGCGGGACGACGAGATGGGGGCGGTCCGCGTCGACGGGACGATCAGCGGGAGCGACAGCTGCAAGCGGGCCAAGCTGGGCTCGCTGGACTACGACGAGGCGGCGGGAACGCTCGCCGTCGGCGTCGAGACGACCGAGATCGAAAACTGCGAGGCGGGCGCCCAGGCGCTCGTCGGGATCGACTACGAGGGGACCTTCGAGGTCGACGGCGACCTCCCGAGCGAGGTGACGGTCAGCCACGACGGGCAAGAGATCGCCGGCGCGAGCTACGCCAGCGACAGCGCGAGCGCGACCGAGTCCGGGACCGGGGACGCGACGTAG
- a CDS encoding DUF3179 domain-containing protein, translating to MPTSRRTFLAAAGLTAVAGCAGPSTEATSEPLSLPTADERLPLPTSPDELRDAAQSGGPSKDGIPSIDEPRFVEPSETAFLDGEDPVFGVVRDGVAKAYPQKILAQHEIVNDELAGTPVSVTYCPLTGTVQGFERGNTTFGVSGRLINSNLVMYDRHTETWWPQLLATSIPGPWNEDPEIRSLREFRLIWTTWDRWHEHNPDTRVLSTDTGHAKNYSRDPYGSYNPPRGYYVRSDLLFPALNSDDRFDRKTVVMGMRTPDGAAAVSKDGLRSTGQLTAAVGGTPVLAVYDERYDTAYGYLNPDDRSFERSGTEFVDAAGTSHAPDALPLTRVHTFDAMWFAWAGYYPQTDVSE from the coding sequence ATGCCAACTTCAAGACGTACATTCCTCGCCGCAGCGGGACTCACCGCGGTCGCCGGCTGTGCCGGTCCGTCGACGGAGGCGACGAGCGAACCGCTGTCCCTTCCCACGGCGGACGAGCGACTGCCGCTCCCGACCTCGCCCGACGAACTCCGGGACGCCGCCCAGTCGGGCGGCCCGTCGAAAGACGGGATCCCGTCGATCGACGAGCCGCGGTTCGTCGAGCCGTCCGAGACGGCGTTTCTCGACGGCGAGGATCCAGTCTTCGGGGTCGTCCGCGACGGTGTCGCGAAGGCCTACCCGCAGAAGATACTCGCCCAGCACGAGATCGTCAACGACGAACTGGCCGGCACGCCGGTCAGCGTCACGTACTGCCCGCTCACCGGCACCGTCCAGGGCTTCGAGCGCGGGAACACGACCTTCGGCGTCTCCGGTCGCCTCATCAACAGCAACCTGGTAATGTACGACCGCCACACCGAAACCTGGTGGCCGCAGTTGCTGGCCACGTCGATTCCCGGGCCGTGGAACGAAGACCCGGAGATCCGTTCGCTCCGGGAGTTCAGACTGATCTGGACCACCTGGGACCGCTGGCACGAGCACAACCCGGACACGCGGGTCCTCTCGACGGACACCGGACACGCCAAGAACTACAGCCGCGACCCGTACGGCTCTTACAACCCGCCGCGCGGCTACTACGTGCGGTCCGACCTCCTGTTCCCGGCGCTCAACAGCGACGACCGGTTCGACCGGAAGACCGTCGTGATGGGGATGCGGACGCCCGATGGTGCCGCGGCCGTCTCGAAAGACGGGCTTCGGTCGACGGGGCAGCTGACGGCCGCGGTCGGCGGGACGCCGGTCCTCGCGGTCTACGACGAGCGCTACGACACTGCCTACGGCTACCTGAATCCCGACGACCGTTCGTTCGAGCGGTCGGGCACCGAGTTCGTCGACGCGGCCGGGACGAGCCACGCCCCGGACGCGCTCCCGCTCACCCGGGTCCACACGTTCGACGCGATGTGGTTCGCCTGGGCCGGCTACTACCCCCAGACCGATGTCTCGGAGTGA
- a CDS encoding histone deacetylase family protein → MNFGYHEHCLDHETGYRHPESPDRLRAIRRSLARQHGVEYVAADPAPESAVTAVHDAGYVSAIKDFCEGGGGDWDDDTVAVEATWDAALAAAGQAIWAAERALAGDDGRDTPFALGRPPGHHAVEDDAMGFCFVNNAAVAAQAAIDDCDADGVAILDWDVHHGNGIHDIFYEDGDVFYASIHEAGLYPGSGDVEETGEGEGEGTTLNVPLPPGCGDADYCAAVDEFVGPAFREFDPDLILVSAGFDAHRHDPISRMRVTTEGYGALTVRMREVAEAVDAGLGFVLEGGYGLDTLAESVTMVHEVFDGREPVEPDEDATDRARSIFGDLRDQGFGEK, encoded by the coding sequence ATGAACTTCGGCTACCACGAGCACTGCCTCGACCACGAGACCGGCTACCGCCACCCGGAGAGTCCCGACCGGCTCCGGGCGATCCGGCGGTCGCTGGCCCGACAACACGGCGTCGAGTACGTCGCCGCCGACCCCGCGCCCGAGTCGGCCGTCACCGCGGTCCACGACGCCGGCTACGTGAGCGCCATCAAGGACTTCTGCGAGGGGGGTGGCGGCGACTGGGACGACGACACCGTCGCCGTCGAAGCCACCTGGGACGCCGCGCTGGCGGCCGCCGGGCAGGCCATCTGGGCCGCCGAACGGGCGCTCGCGGGCGACGACGGCCGTGACACGCCGTTCGCGCTGGGCCGTCCACCGGGCCACCACGCCGTCGAAGACGACGCGATGGGCTTCTGTTTCGTGAACAACGCCGCCGTCGCGGCGCAGGCGGCCATCGACGACTGCGACGCCGACGGGGTGGCGATCCTCGACTGGGACGTCCACCACGGCAACGGGATCCACGACATCTTCTACGAAGACGGCGACGTGTTCTACGCCTCCATCCACGAGGCCGGCCTCTACCCCGGCAGCGGCGACGTCGAGGAGACCGGCGAGGGGGAGGGCGAGGGGACGACGCTGAACGTTCCCCTCCCGCCGGGGTGTGGCGACGCCGACTACTGCGCCGCCGTCGACGAGTTCGTCGGCCCCGCCTTCCGCGAGTTCGACCCCGACCTGATTCTGGTGAGCGCCGGCTTCGACGCACATCGCCACGATCCCATCTCCCGGATGCGCGTCACGACGGAGGGGTACGGTGCCCTGACGGTCCGGATGCGGGAGGTCGCCGAGGCCGTCGACGCCGGCCTGGGCTTCGTCCTCGAAGGGGGCTACGGACTCGATACCCTGGCCGAGAGCGTCACGATGGTCCACGAGGTGTTCGACGGGCGCGAACCGGTCGAACCCGACGAGGACGCGACCGACCGCGCGCGGTCTATCTTCGGCGACCTCCGCGATCAGGGCTTCGGCGAGAAGTAG
- a CDS encoding DUF7521 family protein: protein MHIELVIAKLITVGLGLLITYQAYKGYSVHDSQPMLYVAIGFLFISVGSVIEGVLFDLVGLSIFLAGTIQTAIVACGMLVILYSLYGNIDTGTQEKEI, encoded by the coding sequence ATGCACATCGAACTCGTCATCGCGAAGCTCATCACGGTCGGACTGGGATTGTTGATTACTTACCAGGCTTACAAAGGATACAGCGTCCACGACAGTCAGCCGATGCTGTACGTGGCCATCGGATTCCTGTTCATCAGCGTCGGCTCCGTCATCGAGGGCGTCCTGTTCGATCTCGTTGGGCTATCGATATTTCTGGCAGGAACCATTCAGACCGCGATCGTCGCGTGTGGGATGCTCGTGATCCTCTATTCACTGTACGGCAACATCGATACCGGGACGCAGGAAAAAGAGATCTGA
- a CDS encoding dihydrolipoyl dehydrogenase produces the protein MEEFDFLVIGSGSGLEVANVAANQGQSVAVVEKGPLGGTCLNRGCIPSKHLLYHADVLETIERADEFDIETTVEDVAFADIVRKVNEEVGEDAASIRSGLRSSSQHELFEGEGRFVDDRTVEIASGEDEGTRLRAETVLIATGTRPSIPDIDGIEEVPYMTSTDALQVESPPDHLVIVGGGYIAAELGHFFGTFGSDVTIVGRRPTLLPTADAEVAAAFTDRYAARFTVHTGHAATAVSESDGTITLEAQPYEYGEDGGIVADEGGVTVTGDELLVAAGRRPNTDALNPAATGVETDDRGFVETDEYLQTGAEGVWALGDVVGEYLLKHSANHEARAVARNLFGSDPEPVDYTAMPFAVFSSPEVAGVGARERELREAGREYATNTYRFEDTARGDAMNASGFVKVIIDPEGEILGCHIVGPEASTLIQEVVVAMTAGSGTVRDIREAIHVHPALPEVVQRAFSGRFSRGDGHQH, from the coding sequence CCGGACTCGAGGTCGCGAACGTCGCGGCCAACCAGGGGCAATCGGTCGCCGTCGTCGAGAAGGGCCCGCTCGGTGGGACCTGTCTCAACCGCGGCTGCATCCCCTCGAAACACCTGCTCTACCACGCGGACGTGCTCGAGACGATCGAGCGCGCCGACGAGTTCGACATCGAGACCACCGTCGAGGACGTCGCCTTCGCCGACATCGTCCGAAAAGTCAACGAGGAAGTCGGGGAGGACGCGGCGTCGATCCGCAGCGGCCTCCGATCGTCGTCCCAGCACGAGTTGTTCGAGGGCGAGGGGCGGTTCGTCGACGACCGGACCGTCGAGATCGCAAGCGGCGAGGACGAGGGCACCCGGCTCCGGGCGGAGACGGTCCTGATCGCGACGGGGACGCGACCGTCGATCCCCGATATCGACGGCATCGAGGAGGTGCCCTACATGACGAGTACGGACGCGCTCCAGGTGGAGTCGCCGCCCGATCACCTCGTGATCGTCGGCGGGGGGTACATCGCGGCCGAACTCGGCCACTTCTTCGGGACCTTCGGCAGCGACGTGACCATCGTCGGTCGGCGGCCGACTCTGCTCCCGACGGCCGACGCGGAGGTCGCCGCGGCCTTCACCGATCGGTACGCGGCACGGTTCACCGTCCACACCGGCCACGCGGCCACGGCCGTCTCGGAATCCGATGGGACGATCACCCTGGAGGCACAGCCCTACGAGTACGGCGAGGACGGCGGGATCGTCGCCGACGAGGGCGGCGTCACCGTGACGGGTGACGAACTCCTCGTCGCCGCGGGACGGCGGCCGAACACGGACGCGCTGAACCCGGCGGCGACGGGCGTCGAGACCGACGACCGGGGATTCGTCGAGACGGACGAGTACCTGCAGACGGGGGCCGAGGGAGTCTGGGCGCTGGGCGACGTGGTCGGCGAGTACCTGCTGAAACACAGCGCGAACCACGAGGCCCGCGCCGTCGCGCGCAACCTCTTCGGGAGCGACCCCGAGCCGGTCGATTACACCGCGATGCCCTTCGCGGTGTTTTCCTCCCCCGAGGTCGCCGGCGTCGGTGCACGCGAGCGGGAACTCCGCGAGGCCGGCCGCGAGTACGCGACCAACACCTACCGGTTCGAGGACACGGCCCGGGGCGACGCGATGAACGCCAGCGGCTTCGTCAAGGTCATCATCGACCCGGAGGGCGAGATCCTCGGCTGTCACATCGTTGGCCCCGAGGCGTCGACGCTGATCCAGGAAGTCGTCGTCGCGATGACGGCGGGATCCGGGACCGTCCGTGACATCCGGGAGGCCATCCACGTCCACCCGGCGCTGCCCGAGGTCGTCCAGCGCGCTTTCTCGGGCCGGTTCAGCCGCGGCGACGGCCACCAGCACTGA
- a CDS encoding histone family protein gives MSVELPFAPVDSVIRRNAGTLRVSAGAAEELARRIQERGARLAVDAAEAATADGRKTLMAEDFGVSSTPDKDDLELPIAPIDRIARLDIDEAYRVSMDARIALAEQLEAFADDVAAAATVLARHADRRTVKAEDVEAYFELAQYFG, from the coding sequence ATGAGCGTCGAGCTCCCGTTCGCGCCGGTCGACTCGGTCATTCGACGGAACGCAGGGACGCTTCGGGTCAGCGCCGGGGCGGCCGAGGAACTGGCTCGACGGATCCAGGAGCGGGGCGCACGCCTCGCCGTCGACGCCGCGGAGGCGGCGACCGCGGACGGGCGAAAGACGCTGATGGCCGAGGACTTCGGCGTCTCGTCGACCCCGGACAAGGACGACCTGGAACTCCCGATCGCGCCGATCGACCGGATCGCGCGGCTCGACATCGACGAGGCCTACCGGGTGTCGATGGACGCCCGGATCGCGCTGGCCGAACAGCTCGAGGCGTTCGCCGACGACGTGGCCGCCGCCGCGACGGTGCTGGCCCGCCACGCCGACCGGCGGACCGTCAAGGCCGAGGACGTCGAGGCGTACTTCGAACTCGCGCAGTACTTCGGATGA